One window of the Pyrus communis chromosome 17, drPyrComm1.1, whole genome shotgun sequence genome contains the following:
- the LOC137723388 gene encoding nuclear envelope-associated protein 2-like isoform X1, translating to MSISEKSRPCSPSSSSLSLSPMSVHDFDPLLKDLNERKQSFRRNVVSLASELKDVRSRLASQEQSFVKETLTRQASETKAKHLEEDISIMQKRLEQRNQQLEVSASAAEKLSNKPDLLRMPFGFASLFLAEPIGEKYLSELDGLRSQLSATQATADISAASAQSAQLQCLALLKELDEKNCSLKEQDDRVIRLGEQLDNLQKDLKARECSQKQLKDEVLRMENDIMQAVAKAGVNKDCELRKILDEVSPKNIEKINKLLVVKDEEIAKLKDEIRVMSAHWKLKTKEFESQLEKQRRVDQELKKRVLKLEFCLQEARAQTRKLQRMGERRDKALKELRDQLQQGGCGAAAAERQNFWETSGFKIMMSMSMLILVVFSKR from the exons ATGTCAATTTCGGAGAAATCAAGGCCGTGCTCACCTTCCTCATCTTCCTTATCACTGTCACCGATGTCAGTCCACGATTTTGATCCGTTGCTGAAAGATTTGAATGAGAGGAAGCAGAGTTTTCGCCGGAATGTGGTGTCGTTGGCATCGGAGTTGAAAGATGTTCGGAGCCGGTTAGCGTCTCAGGAGCAATCATTTGTTAAAGAAACCCTCACAAGACAGGCAT CAGAGACAAAAGCCAAACACTTGGAAGAGGACATTAGCATAATGCAGAAGAGATTGGAACAGAGAAATCAGCAGCTTGAGGTCTCAGCATCTGCGGCCGAGAAG TTGTCAAATAAGCCGGACTTGTTGAGGATGCCTTTTGGCTTTGCCTCTTTGTTTTTGGCGGAGCCCATTGGAGAAAAG TACCTCTCCGAATTGGATGGTCTGAGATCACAACTTTCAGCCACGCAAGCAACTGCGGATATTAGTGCTGCATCAGCTCAATCGGCGCAGCTTCAGTGTTTAGCACTTTTGAAGGAATTAGATGAAAAGAACTGCTCGTTAAAAGAGCAAGATGATCGTGTAATTAGGCTAGGAGAGCAATTAGATAATCTGCAGAAGGATCTTAAGGCTAGAGAGTGTTCCCAGAAGCAACTGAAAGATGAAGTTTTGAGAATGGAGAATGACATTATGCAAGCTGTCGCAAAAGCGGGGGTGAACAAGGACTGTGAGCTGCGGAAAATATTGGATGAGGTATCTCCGAAGAATATTGAGAAGATCAATAAGCTTTTAGTTGTGAAGGATGAAGAAATAGCAAAACTGAAAGATGAAATCAGGGTAATGTCTGCTCATTGGAAGCTCAAAACTAAGGAGTTTGAATCACAG TTGGAGAAACAACGACGAGTTGATCAGGAACTGAAAAAGAGGGTCTTGAAATTAGAGTTTTGTCTACAGGAAGCTCGTGCTCAAACACGAAAGCTGCAAAGG ATGGGTGAGCGGAGAGACAAGGCTCTGAAAGAGCTCAGAGATCAGTTACAGCAGGGTGGCTGTGGAGCTGCAGCTGCTGAAAGACAAAACTTTTGGGAAACCTCTGGTTTTAAAATCATGAtgtctatgtccatgttgatcTTGGTGGTGTTCTCAAAGCGATGA
- the LOC137723388 gene encoding nuclear envelope-associated protein 2-like isoform X2 — translation MSISEKSRPCSPSSSSLSLSPMSVHDFDPLLKDLNERKQSFRRNVVSLASELKDVRSRLASQEQSFVKETLTRQASETKAKHLEEDISIMQKRLEQRNQQLEVSASAAEKYLSELDGLRSQLSATQATADISAASAQSAQLQCLALLKELDEKNCSLKEQDDRVIRLGEQLDNLQKDLKARECSQKQLKDEVLRMENDIMQAVAKAGVNKDCELRKILDEVSPKNIEKINKLLVVKDEEIAKLKDEIRVMSAHWKLKTKEFESQLEKQRRVDQELKKRVLKLEFCLQEARAQTRKLQRMGERRDKALKELRDQLQQGGCGAAAAERQNFWETSGFKIMMSMSMLILVVFSKR, via the exons ATGTCAATTTCGGAGAAATCAAGGCCGTGCTCACCTTCCTCATCTTCCTTATCACTGTCACCGATGTCAGTCCACGATTTTGATCCGTTGCTGAAAGATTTGAATGAGAGGAAGCAGAGTTTTCGCCGGAATGTGGTGTCGTTGGCATCGGAGTTGAAAGATGTTCGGAGCCGGTTAGCGTCTCAGGAGCAATCATTTGTTAAAGAAACCCTCACAAGACAGGCAT CAGAGACAAAAGCCAAACACTTGGAAGAGGACATTAGCATAATGCAGAAGAGATTGGAACAGAGAAATCAGCAGCTTGAGGTCTCAGCATCTGCGGCCGAGAAG TACCTCTCCGAATTGGATGGTCTGAGATCACAACTTTCAGCCACGCAAGCAACTGCGGATATTAGTGCTGCATCAGCTCAATCGGCGCAGCTTCAGTGTTTAGCACTTTTGAAGGAATTAGATGAAAAGAACTGCTCGTTAAAAGAGCAAGATGATCGTGTAATTAGGCTAGGAGAGCAATTAGATAATCTGCAGAAGGATCTTAAGGCTAGAGAGTGTTCCCAGAAGCAACTGAAAGATGAAGTTTTGAGAATGGAGAATGACATTATGCAAGCTGTCGCAAAAGCGGGGGTGAACAAGGACTGTGAGCTGCGGAAAATATTGGATGAGGTATCTCCGAAGAATATTGAGAAGATCAATAAGCTTTTAGTTGTGAAGGATGAAGAAATAGCAAAACTGAAAGATGAAATCAGGGTAATGTCTGCTCATTGGAAGCTCAAAACTAAGGAGTTTGAATCACAG TTGGAGAAACAACGACGAGTTGATCAGGAACTGAAAAAGAGGGTCTTGAAATTAGAGTTTTGTCTACAGGAAGCTCGTGCTCAAACACGAAAGCTGCAAAGG ATGGGTGAGCGGAGAGACAAGGCTCTGAAAGAGCTCAGAGATCAGTTACAGCAGGGTGGCTGTGGAGCTGCAGCTGCTGAAAGACAAAACTTTTGGGAAACCTCTGGTTTTAAAATCATGAtgtctatgtccatgttgatcTTGGTGGTGTTCTCAAAGCGATGA
- the LOC137723387 gene encoding glucan endo-1,3-beta-glucosidase 3-like produces MANAASKCLFLFFLSLLFFCSSGTLVGFSYHASGNTAVSSPGRTLSFLKQNKINASQIRVSVEDPRVLSTLSKNGVAVDLYLNERQVENIISSESSSKSWLKTHIMPFISQVDIKSIVAISGNDDTRKSSLPRVLSSLKTLHSILTSLPFDRRIKVSVAFSLSFLENLRRGNERDLHSICSFINEVRSVVIEANIDKELSMGDKFVRSLIEKAGLAHSVLTCSDVPMVLTIKSPAVPNTTEVAQFADKVSKALENETQIASRLVGLYAEVDCMDPEDFAQKELKREEEQIFPSSSRKLLSDLHPKTTSLDAYGSPTIFPTNSTPPLPTNSPYNSPNNVTVPATNPVTITPANPATPVEVSSSTLSPSNPVSPPLPVTTTPPTTNPATTYPPPPGGVPSTTPPVTNPVTPPATSNAPAVPGQSWCVAKSGAPQAALQAALDYACGMGGIDCSQIQQGGSCYDPNSLQNHASYAFNSYYQKHPVSTSCDFGGVATIVSANPSTGSCIYASSSSSSTPTTPTSNQTTTNPPPPSTIPPPPSTISPPTSPTPNQTTTNPPPPLKIPPPTSTIPPPTSTTPPPTPTRNQTTTNPPPTSTTPPPTLTIPPPTSTPPPAITSFPPPGEGVLGFGTPPSGLNSSNPAPSGTMPEFEPDSRPGFNTSISTSASLQPSFGCILFGTALVTRNIFLNM; encoded by the exons ATGGCCAATGCAGCTTCCAAGTGCCtattcttgttcttcctctctctcctctttttctGTTCATCAG GAACCCTGGTGGGTTTCTCATATCATGCAAGTGGAAACACTGCAGTTTCATCACCTGGAAGGACATTATCATTCCTGAAGCAAAACAAGATCAACGCGTCTCAGATTCGAGTCTCTGTCGAAGATCCTAGGGTTTTAAGTACTCTGTCCAAAAACGGTGTAGCTGTTGATCTCTACTTGAATGAGAGGCAGGTCGAAAACATAATCAGCTccgaatcttcctcaaaatcaTGGTTGAAAACGCACATAATGCCCTTTATCTCGCAAGTAGACATCAAAAGCATCGTAGCAATTAGTGGCAATGATGATACAAGAAAATCTAGTCTGCCTAGGGTTTTATCCAGCCTTAAAACCCTACACTCTATCCTCACTAGTCTTCCTTTCGACCGAAGAATTAAGGTGTCAGTAGCATTTTCTTTGTCATTTCTTGAGAATTTGAGAAGAGGAAATGAAAGAGACCTGCATAGTATCTGTAGTTTTATCAATGAAGTGAGATCCGTCGTTATAGAAGCAAACATCGACAAAGAATTGAGCATGGGCGACAAATTTGTTCGGTCATTGATCGAAAAAGCCGGCCTTGCTCATTCCGTTCTGACTTGTAGTGATGTCCCAATGGTTTTGACAATCAAAAGTCCAGCAGTTCCCAATACAACTGAAGTGGCTCAATTCGCCGACAAGGTTTCAAAAGCTTTAGAAAACGAAACTCAGATTGCAAGTAGGTTAGTAGGGTTATATGCAGAAGTAGATTGCATGGATCCGGAAGATTTTGCACAGAAAGAGCTCAAAAGAGAAGAGGAACAGATATTTCCTTCTTCCAGCAGAAAACTCCTAAGCGATCTCCACCCGAAAACAACTTCACTTGATGCATATGGCTCACCAACAATCTTCCCTACAAATTCAACACCACCACTACCCACAAATTCTCCATACAACTCCCCAAACAATGTCACTGTCCCAGCTACAAACCCGGTAACAATAACTCCAGCTAACCCTGCCACCCCCGTGGAAGTTTCCTCCTCCACACTTTCTCCCTCAAACCCTGTGAGTCCACCATTGCCAGTTACCACAACTCCACCAACTACTAACCCTGCGACAACTTACCCACCGCCACCTGGAGGTGTTCCCTCAACAACACCACCCGTCACGAATCCGGTCACACCTCCCGCAACTTCTAATGCTCCTGCAGTTCCAGGGCAGAGCTGGTGTGTGGCAAAGAGTGGAGCACCGCAAGCAGCACTTCAGGCAGCTTTGGATTATGCGTGTGGAATGGGAGGCATAGATTGCTCACAGATCCAGCAGGGTGGGAGCTGTTACGATCCAAATTCTCTACAGAATCATGCCTCTTATGCATTCAACAGCTACTATCAGAAGCATCCTGTGTCAACTAGCTGTGACTTTGGTGGGGTTGCCACAATAGTTTCTGCTAATCCaa GCACTGGTTCCTGCAtttatgcatcatcatcatcatcctcaaccCCAACAACACCAACTTCGAATCAGACAACAACgaatccaccaccaccatcaacaattccaccaccaccatcgaCAATTTCACCACCAACATCACCAACTCCGAATCAGACAACTACgaatccaccaccaccattaaaAATTCCACCACCAACATCGACAATTCCACCACCAACGTCAACAACTCCACCACCAACACCAACTCGTAATCAGACAACAACCAATCCACCGCCAACGTCAACAACTCCACCACCAACATTGACAATTCCACCACCAACGTCAACTCCACCGCCAGCAATCACATCATTTCCACCACCAGGGGAAGGTGTATTAGG CTTTGGTACTCCGCCTTCGGGTTTGAACTCAAGCAACCCGGCTCCTTCAGGAACCATGCCAGAATTTGAGCCCGACAGCCGTCCCGGTTTCAACACATCAATATCCACTTCAGCAAGCTTGCAACCGTCTTTTGGTTGCATCCTTTTCGGAACAGCCTTGGTTACAAGAaatatttttctcaacatgTGA